The window CGATCGGCGACAGGATCTCCGCCACGCCGTCCAGGTCCTTGTCCGATAGCATCGCCGTGACGAGCACGACCTTGCCGTAGATCTCCTCGATATCGGATCTGAGGCATAGTGCACCGGCCTTGGTGTGCGTGACATCGAGGATTATGTTGGAGCCCTTTAGCTTCTCCATCCTGGCCGGCCAGTAAGCGTTGCTCAGGCCCGCGTCGACGGATTCCATGATCCTCTGGTTGTTTTTCAGCAGCGATACGGCCTCGATGGCGATTGCGGCGTTGCGGCCCTGGAACCTTCCGGGGAGACCGACCGTGTACTCCCTTCCGCCGAACTCCATTATGATGTGGTCGCTGTGGTTCTCCCTGACCCTCACGGAATCCGATATGACGACCGTGAACGGGCATCCCAGCTCGGATGCCCTGGCCTTTATGATCTCCAGCGCATCGCCGGTGGTGACGGTCACGCAAGGGACATTGGGTTTCATGATCCCTGCCTTCTCGGTCGCGATCTCCTTCAGCGTCGAGCCGAGATACTGGGTGTGCTCCAGGCTGATGTTGTTGATGACCGTGACCTCAGGGGTTATAACGTTGGTGGAATCCAGCCTTCCGCCCATCCCTACCTCGATGACCGCGATGTCGCAGCCCATCTTCCTGAACGTCAGGAGGGCGCATGCGGTCAGAGCCTCGAAGTTTGTGCACGGGCAGCCGATCCTCTCGGCGGCCTCCCTGACCTTGCCAAGCATCCTTTCGAATGTATCATTGTCGATGGGCTGCTTCGAGATCCTGATGCATTCGTTGATATCGATGA of the methanogenic archaeon mixed culture ISO4-G1 genome contains:
- a CDS encoding bifunctional protein FolC; its protein translation is MNGSNIEWLNGLNVRGIRPGLESITELLDALGNPQEGLRMIHVAGSDGKGSVCCMIESILFESGMRTGMFTSPQIIDINECIRISKQPIDNDTFERMLGKVREAAERIGCPCTNFEALTACALLTFRKMGCDIAVIEVGMGGRLDSTNVITPEVTVINNISLEHTQYLGSTLKEIATEKAGIMKPNVPCVTVTTGDALEIIKARASELGCPFTVVISDSVRVRENHSDHIIMEFGGREYTVGLPGRFQGRNAAIAIEAVSLLKNNQRIMESVDAGLSNAYWPARMEKLKGSNIILDVTHTKAGALCLRSDIEEIYGKVVLVTAMLSDKDLDGVAEILSPIARKVLISAPNSPRAADAEELASHYRKHIDDVTVFPTVADAMEAAVREEGYILVTGSFRTVEDCLRWLKRTE